The nucleotide window GCGTCCACGCGGTAGAACCCTGCGCTCCCCCAGCGGGTACCGGCGATCTGGCGCAGCAGCATGCGCTCCAGCGCGCGGTCGGCCTCGTCGCCGGCGGGAAGCTTGTGCCCCTGCTGGCCGGCAAAGGCGCGGAACGAGGCCAGGGCCCCCGCGGGAAGCCGGGGGTTGGCGGCCAGCGCGGCGGCGGTGGTGAAGGCGCCGGCGTTCTCCGTCAGGTACCCGCCGATCCAGCGCGTGTGCACCGCCGTTTCCGCCAGGCGCGAAAGCCACGCCGGCGCGGCCTCCGGCTCATCCAGCACCACGTCGGGATAGATGCCGCCGCCGCCATACACCTTGCGGCCCCCGGCCGTGCTGCACGACGGCAGCCCCGCCGTGTCGCGCTCCGCGCGCGCCATCCGGTAGTAGTCGGCGGCGCGCACCTCGCGGTACTGCCGCTGCACCACGCGCCCGCACGGCGTCTTGATGTGGCCGATCACCAGCATCATCATCGAGCCGTCGGAAAGCGGAAAGCCCTGCATCATCAGCGCCTTGCCGAAGGTGGGGCGGCCCACGATCAGCGCGCGGTCGTGGTCCTGCAACGCGCCCGACACCAGCTCCGAGGCGCTGGCCGTTCCCTCGTCCACCAGCACCACGATGGGGTACTGGCGCTCGCGCCGGAAGAGCGAGCGCCGCACCACCACGCTGTCGTGCACCTCGGCCTTGCGGCCCTCCGACATGT belongs to Longimicrobium sp. and includes:
- a CDS encoding S41 family peptidase, with product MELDVFLAGARGSSVNLRFERERSDGTRVSLDRAVRRERGDDETAVPVAEMLDPQTGYVRLTTFSNERAAEDLRAALGRLEGQGMQRLLLDLRGNGGGLVSEAAGIAGMFLPAGATVYMSEGRKAEVHDSVVVRRSLFRRERQYPIVVLVDEGTASASELVSGALQDHDRALIVGRPTFGKALMMQGFPLSDGSMMMLVIGHIKTPCGRVVQRQYREVRAADYYRMARAERDTAGLPSCSTAGGRKVYGGGGIYPDVVLDEPEAAPAWLSRLAETAVHTRWIGGYLTENAGAFTTAAALAANPRLPAGALASFRAFAGQQGHKLPAGDEADRALERMLLRQIAGTRWGSAGFYRVDAALDPQIARAVAEFARAQQILGTGQ